TAACCGATAACGGTCATGGTCTGCTTGGCAGACAACGGGAAACCTTATTTAAGGAATTCTATCAGGAAAAACAGGATATGAAGGAGTATCAGGATGGTTTTGGCCTTGGTCTTACCATCGTGAGGATGATTATTGAACGCCATCATGGGCAGGTGTATATAACCAGTTCAAGGCAGCAGGGGACCATGGTCTCATTCAGCCTACCGGCAAAGGAGATGCAGTGAAAGGAAGAATTCTGATTGTAGACGATGAACGTGACATTCTGGATGTCCTTGGTTTTGTGCTGGAGGATGCTGGATACGAAACAAGAACTACTGATCGGGGGGATGAGGTGCTTGGTCTGGTTACGCAATGGAGACCTGATCTTGTAATCCTCGATATCGGACTACCTGGCCTAAGTGGTTTGGAAGTATGTCCTTGTCTGGTGTCCATGGACATTCCAGTCTTGGTACTCAGCTCCCATGACAGGGATGACCAGATTGTGGAAGGGCTGGAGGTCGGAGCCGAAGACTATGTGTCCAAGCCTTTCAATCTGAAAGAGCTCTTACTCCGCATCGAAAAAATCCTCAGAAGAACCAAACTGAACGAATGTACAGAGCATGCGATTGCAATAGGTTCTTTGGCTATCGATTTTCGCACCCAGACAGTATGGGTTGAGGGGGAGATAGTAAACCTCACCCCCACCGAATACAAAATTGTGGAACTGCTTGCAAAGCATGCCCATACCCCGGTGACAAGCGAGGTTTTGCTCAAGCAGGTATGGAACAGCGAAGACTGGATCCAAGGCGCAGAGATGGTAAAAGTGAACATCAGCCGGGTTCGCAAGAAACTTGAGAAGGACCCGACAAACCCTAGATATCTGCTAAACCGTTGGGGGTATGGGTATCTGTTGACAGACATTGCAGCCACCGGCAAGTGAGATTGTTACGGTTTTGTAACTTGCACATATCCTAATAATAGCGTGAAACTGAATGCGTACGCTGGGAAAAACCAATTTCCCAGTCTGTCGTTACGGTTCTTAAAAGGGAGGAACGTTATGAAGAAACTGCAAAAGATTGTGTCTGTGCTTGTCCTGATTGCGCTCTGTGTGGTACCTCTGTTTGCCGCTGGTGTACAAGAACAAGCGAAAGCAGGTGGAACGCTGAATGTGTATTCCATCATGCCTGAAAAGTATGCCACCAAGGTTTTCGACGAATTCACCAAGGATACAGGTATTAGTGTGAATTTCGTACGACTGTCTTCAGGTGAAGCTCTTGCCAGAATCATCGCCGAGAAGGCAAACCCCCAAGTCGATGCACTGTGGGGAGGTCCGGCTGATACCTATGAAGCTGGTGTACTTGAGGGTGTCTTCGATACCTATGTGCCTGCTGAAGCCGGCAAGATTCCAACTCAGTTCAAGTCCGCGAAAGGCTATTGGACTGGTATCGGGGTAATTCCCCTTGCCTTCATGAGTAATGTAACCTTCCTTAAGGACAAGGGTCTCGAGGCACCGACCAGCTGGAATGATCTGTTGAATCCAGCTTATAAAAATAGTCTGCAGATGGCCGATGCCCGTACCAGCGGAACGGCAACCGAACGCATCTATTCCTTAGTCAAGGTAATGGGTGAGGACGAAGCTTTTGCTTACCAGAAGAAGTTGCATCAGAACATCCAGCTGTACACCAAAGGTGGTGCCGGCGGAGCAATGCCAGTGGCAACAGGTCAGGCAGGGGCCGGAATCTTTTACATCGTCGATGCCCTGGATATTCAGCAGCAGGGGTATGACTTGGTGCTTTCTTATCCGAAGGAAGGCGTGACCTATGGCGTAGAAGCCTCAGGCATAATCAAGGGTGCAAAAAACCTCGACTCAGCAAAAGCCCTCATGGATTGGGCTTCCTCAAAGAGATTGGGCGAGGTTATGGTTGCCAACCAGATCAACTACATTCCCACTCGTCCCGATGTAACGGTTACCAATCCTGCATTGGATATGTCTCAGGTAAAATTGATCGAAGCGGATATTGCCTGGAAAGGTGAGAACCGGACTCGGCTTGTCGAACGTTGGGTAGCTGACGTTATCCAACAGTAAAACCTGCAATGGATGGATCGCCACCGGCTTCGGCTCTCTGGCGATCCTTTTCCAAACGCTACGGTACAAAGGAACTTGTCATGTTTGATACGAATGGCTACAAGTCAAAACGGGCATCCTTGATGAAAACAGACCCGGCACTTTTTTCTGCTTTGGTGGCGGTTTGGCTTTCGTTCGCAATTTTTATCTTTCTGCCTCTGCTGCGACTTCTTGCAACTACCTTTATGGTGAATGGATCCTTCTCTCTTGCCAATCTGCAGAAGGTGTTTTCCACCAGCTACAATATGAAGGCTTTGTATGGAAGTCTGATTCTTGCCACCTCGGTGAGTATTTCCGGCACTTTTCTAGGATATTTGTTTGCGCTTGCGGTAACACGCACCTCGCTTCCCAAGCCCTTGAAGGTCTTGCTTGGGGGGATTACCATGCTGCCGTTGATCTCGCCGCCTTTTACCAGCAGTATTTCCCTGACGTTGGTGCTTGGTCCGAACGGTATGCTGCTCAAAGCACTGGGAATAGGTGATTTTTCCATCTATGGGTTCCTTGGGACCTGGATATCGGAGACTCTGACATACTTTCCGGTGGCTTTCATGGTTATAAGCGCAATTCTTAATACGATGAGTGCAACCTTGGATGATGCCGCACTCTCGTTAGGTGCCTCGCGTTGGAGAATGTTTGGTACGATTACCATCCCTCTCTCGCTGCCCGGTATCGGGAATTCAATCCTGCTGCTCTTCGGTGCGAGCCTAGCCGACTTTGCCACCCCTTTGATTCTAGGCGGTCATTCGTTCCCGGTATTGCCTACCGAGGCCTATCTCTTGATTACCGGTATGTTCGATTTGAAGGGAGGTGCAACCCTGTCCTTTTTGCTGCTTGCCCCTGCTTTGCTCGTATTCTTTTTGCAGAGAATGTTACTAGGTAAGAAAAGCTATGTGTCGGTGACCGGAAAGAACGGCGCAAGAACGGAGTTTGCAAAGCTTCCTCAGGGTTTGAGCATCTTTATTACAGCGGTTTGCACCCTACTGGTGGTCTTTATTCTCTATTTATATGCAATTATCCTCTGGGGTTCCTTTGTGAAAGTCTGGAGTGTCAATAATACCTTTACGCTCGAACATTATGTGTATGTGTTCAAACATGGGAAGAAAGCAATCACCGATACCCTCTTGATCGCTGTGCTTTCTACGGTCATTGGTTCCACACTTGCGGTCATCATCGGGTATGTGGTCCAACGCAAGCAATTCTTTGGCAAACGGTTCTTTGAGTTCAGCAGTATGCTTAACTATGCACTGCCCGGAACGGTGGTAGGTATTGCATATATCATTGCCTTCAACCAAAAACCGATTCTGTTGACAGGAACCTTGTCCATTCTTGTTGCTGCCTATGTCTTTCGGTACTATGCGACAGGAATTCGTTCAGTCATCGCTTCCTTGGAACAGATTGACCCTGCCCTGGAGGAAGCTTCGCTCAGTCTGGGGGCTGGTTCGGTGCATACATTTACTCATGTTACCATTCCTTTGATCATCCCGGCTGTTCTGGCAGGGATGCGCTATTTGTTCATTCACTGTATGACGGCCATAAGTGCAACCATCTTTCTGGTTTCCGTCCATTGGATGTTACTTACGACCAGGATTCTGGAAAGTATGACTGAGCTACAGTTTTCCCAGGCTTCTGCCTTCTCCATTGTTTTGATCGTCATCGTCTTTCTGGTAGATGCCTTGATGATTTTCCTGCTTCGTCTTTCCACCTCCAAATTCCATAGAACCCAGGAGATTTCCTATGATAAAATCGGCGCTTGAACTTCGTGATGTAACAAAGATATTCCAGAAGGGACGTGAACCTGTCAAAGCGGTGGATTCGGTGAATCTCACGGTCGAAGAGGGTGAGCTGGTTACGTTTCTCGGGCCCTCTGGCTGTGGTAAGACTACTACGCTGCGCATGGTGGCCGGGTTTGAGCTTCCCAGTTCCGGATCGATAACCATCAAGGGCAAAGATATTACCAACACCCCGGTAAATAAGCGTGAAATCGGGTTTGTTTTCCAGAACTATGCCTTGTTTCCCCATATGAGCGTCTACAATAATGTGGCCTACGGCTTGAAAGCCCGGGGTGAGAAGGACGACGAAATCCGGCCAAAGGTTGTCTCTGCCCTTCAACTGGTCGGGCTGGAGAATACTGAGAACCGTTACCCGAGCCAGCTGTCCGGTGGAGAGCAGCAACGTGTGGCCTTAGCCAGGGTCATCGTAATGGAACCGACTCTTTTGTTGATGGACGAGCCGCTTTCGAACCTTGATGCCAAGTTGCGCTTGCATATGCGAACCGAGATTCGCAAACTGCAGAAGAAGCTGGGAATTACCTGTCTCTATGTTACCCATGACCAGAGTGAGGCCCTTACCATGGCCGATCGGATCGTGGTCATGCATAAGGGAAAGGTGGAACAGATTGGTACGCCGTTCGAAATCTATAGCAACCCACAATCGTTGTTTGTGGCCGATTTCATTGGACAGGCGAATATCATCACCTTGGAAGTGACAGCCATCGGGGATGAGAATCTAACGGCAGCTATTCCTGGGGGAGGTTCCTTTACAGCCAGAGCCTTGCGCCCGGATAAGTATAGCCCAATTGATGTGCTCTACAAGGTAGGCAAACCTGCTTCTTTGATTGTCAGGCCGGAAAGCATTGTCGTGACCAATTTGAGTAACGAGGATGGTCAATTCCCTGCCCAGGTAGTATCGTCCATATTCGTAGGTAGTCATATTGAATATGAATTGCTCCTGCAGAACGACGCAATCGTCAAAGCCTCGATTCCCTTTACCACCGGTATGCAGATGTTTAGTGAAGGATCATCAGTATCTCTTGTCTGTGATGTGTCGAATTCAGCTTTCCTGCCTGCTTGAGAGATAAAAAAAGGGTAGCAAACGAAAGCTTAAGGACTCACAGAATAGTTACATATACCAAGAACTCCTTGCGCGATTGCAGGGAGTTCTTGGTGCTATTGGGTAATCAGTATTAGAAAAAATTGCTACACTGAAAACGCAACAAGGTAAAGAGGTAAATTTGTTCAATGTGACAACAAGTCTACAACAGTTTGATTCAGAAATCACCAGAATCAATATTGACGCCGTGGCTACTAAAAGGATTATCGACAAATTAGAAAAAGAAAGAAAGTTGCTAGAACAGCAAGTTATAGAAAGCGTAAAGCTGGATAATCCACTTATTGAGGAGCTTCATCAATTGATATCGTCATATTCCGTAAGGCTTGGATTGGATGAAAAACATGTAAGTGCAGGGAAACATTACATTTTTACCAACGACTTAAAGTCATTGTCAGGAGCAATACTCCATAAAGTCGTTTTTGTGTTCAAGATTTCATATGTTAAGCTGATTCAGCATCATACAGGCATTTATTTGCCGATAATTCTGGGCTCTCCAAGTGGACGTGAAGTGAGTATGGAAAATATAGACGAAATGATGGATATTCTTGCAAAGGATTTTAAAGATTATCAAATTATCATCGCTTCCATTTATAAAAGCTACGTTTTTCCAAACAAGAACATTATTGAGTTGACTGACAGACTTCTTCCATTCTAAAACATGAATTTATAGGGGATTGTATGGACTATACATTCATGGTTTCTATAAGACAACTAATTTGTTTAGAGTAGAAAATAAATTCATTTATGGTTTAAGGTTGGTATTAATTTATATATAAAAGGATTAACATGATATCTTAATCAAATATTTACAATGCTAGGTAATGAATGTATGTTTAACGACGAAGAAGTTGCAAAAGCAATGCTCTGAAGAGCGAGAGATGATTAAGGCTTTCGGCCAGAAAATGAGTGCTAAAATACAGCGACGTCTCATGGAATTGCGTGCAGCTGATTCCCTTGCTGATGTTTCTCATGTACCCCTGTTCGTTGTCATGAATTGGAAAATCGGAGGGGCGTTTTTTCGGTTGATTTAGAATACCCCAACCGTCTGCTCTTCATTAGTGCAAATGAACCTATCTATGAATATTCTCCTGACTACGCAGTTGCCCCAGGCGAGACCTTAGGTGAGGTGATAGAAAGCCTTTCTATGACGCAAAAGGAACTTGCCAAGAGAACTGGTCTGACAGAGCAAACGATAATTCGTATCCTCAAAGGTATTCAGCCGATAACTTTTGAAACTGCGAACAAGCTGGAGATGGTAACGGGTGTCCCTGCCCGGATGTGGAATAATCTGGAGATGCAGTATAGGGAGCAATTGAGTAAAATCAAGCAAATCAAGGAGCTTGAACAGGGGATTGATTGGTTGCATGGAATTCCGACCAATGAACTGATATCACGGGGAAAAATACCAAGTGAAAACAGCAAAGCAAGCTTGGTTCAAGAAACCCTTAAATTCTATGGAGTTTCGAGTGTAGAGGCTTGGAATGACATTTGGTGTGACCCGAAAGTAGCAGCCCGACGCTCTGATTGTTTTGAGACCCAAAGTGGTCCGGCCTCTGCATGGATTCGCCTGGGAGAGTTGCAATCCCAGCAAATTGAGTGTTTGCCGTTCAGCGAAGAACATTTTAAAAAGGCATTACAGGTAATCCGCACTTTGACAGCAAAGGATCCTGAGGTCTTTATCGGTGAGATGCGCAAAATATGTGCTGAATCTGGGGTTGCCCTGGCATTGGTCCGTGAGCTCAAGAAGGTTCCCTGGAATGGAGCTTCCAAGTGGCTTTCTTTGAATAAGGCAATGATTTTGCTGAACTTGAGAGGGAAAGGCGAGGATATATTCTGGTTCTCGTTTTTCCATGAGGCCTATCATATACTCCATGGAGAGAAAAAAAGGCTGTATATAGCCGAGAAGAATGGTATTGATGAGGAAGAGCAGAAAGCCGACCGTTTTGCTGCGGATATCTTGATTCCTGAGAAATACAATACCCAGATTGTTGGTTTTACTACAAAGAAAGAAATACTTGCTTTGGCAAAGAGTCTTGATATCAGCCCCGGTATCGTAGCAGGTAGATATCGGCATTTGACAGGAAAGTGGACGTTTTTTAAAGATGTAACGAGAACCTTTGACTGGGCTGAAGATAAATAAAGCTCTAAATGACCCCTTTAACGGTTCTCTTGGAATATAGGGAAGTCCTTCCTGGAATCGATGATACTCACCTATGAACTATATTACTGAAACGCATAGAAAACCTTGTTATCTCCTGGCTTTTGAGAACTGAAGGGCTGATATTAAGAGCATTCACTGTATTGCTGTGCGGTTCAATGCAGATGAAACCATCTCCATTGAAAAGAACCCAGTCAGAGAAATTGTCAGAGACAGAAAAAAGGAAGTCATCAATCCTGCACTCAGTACCGTTGCTTTCATATGCCCCTGAAATGATTAAGGATTTAGGATTGCAACCATAGGCAAAGGACTTCTCTGTTTCCGTAAGCGCCATCATTCTTCCAGTTGGCAGGTACCTGTCATTCCTTTCATAGGAACGGCCTAACTGCACCGAGAAGAAGTCTGGATTGTCAAAGGTCGTATGGAAGGCCAAGGCGAACGGCATGGGATGGTCCGAAGTGTTCTTGAGCAGGATTGTATCAGTCAATCCGTTTTCATCCAGTGAAAACAACCGCTCAATCCTGAAGTCGAAAGGGTAAGGGCCCCCCTCGTTTTCGAAGGCAAGTCTTGCAGACCTGTCCGTAACCTCAACAACTGAGAAGGGAACATCATAGAGAACCCCATGAAGATTCACATTGAATCGTTTTTCATTCACAGGAAGATGGTATTCTCTCCCTTCAAAGGCGAAGACACCATCCTCTGTCCTGTTCGGAGGAAAGAGAATAGGGCTTCCATTGATGAAAGGACTATTTTCAAGGGCATGCCTGTTCTCCGGTTCCAAAAGTATTCTGTGACCATCATACCTCAAGGATACCAGGTCTGCCCCGAAGGTCTCATCTATTTTTGCACTCCACTTTGAACATTTCAACTCCAACATGCAAGGGCCTCTTTCTCTGTTGTTACCCTTGTGCATGCATCCTTGCCTAATGCAAGGTATCTCCCAACTCCCCGGATTGCAGCATCACTTATATTTGCAGCCCTTGATACTGGGATCTCCAGCCCAATGTAGGGAGCCATCAGGTCAAATGCCTTGGATATCTGACCACCCATTACAAGGAAGTCGTAGGCCTTTTTCGGTATGTAGCTGCTTATTACCTCTCCGATGGATTCTCCCACATCCCTGAATACGGCAAGGGCATTCTTGTCCCCTCCGGTCGCCAGAGCTGCTATTTCCCTTACATCGGGCATTGAAAAATCCCCTGAAAGCTTTGCATAGCGTTCACGTATAGCCTTTCTTGAAATAGTATCCTCAACTATCCCGTCTCTGAATTTCTTGTTCCAAAGGCTGAAGCAGGGTCTCTGCTCCTGATTGATGAGAATCCTCCCGCCGTGTGACATGGTAAAACCGAAACCAGTGCCGAGCATTATTCCACAGGGTCTGTCAAATCCCCTAGCTGCACCTTCTGCTATCTCTCCGAGAAGAAACGCGGTGGAATCATGGAGATATTTGACCTCAAGGCCTTCTGCGCTGAAGACAGGACTAAGGCTCATTCCCCTGACCGAGGTGAATTTCTGGGTCATATTGAAGATTCCGTTCTCGTAGTCGAACGGACCGGGAATACAGATTCCCACTTCCGTAAATGATGCCAGTGAACGGTTCCTTTCAAGTATTGACTTGAAAGAATCGAGGATCTCCTCTGGTTTGCCGTTACTATTTGTCGGGCTTTCCCCCAAGGTGCTCTCAATTATCATCCCTTCTGTATCAACAAGTGCGGATTTGATGAAAGTTCCTCCGACATCAAGGGCTAGTTTGTATTGCATCGTTTTCCCTCCAAGGGTAAAACTATTTTCTTAAGGGGTATTATACAATAAAACTAGTATTGTACAATCATAATGATGCATGGTATCTTTTGGTTATTGCCAATATCGATTGGGGGTGCCCATGGGTCTTGTATCACGTCTTGAAAATGTTTTTCCATCTCTGTCTCCGATTGAAAAGCGGATCACTAGTTATTTTATGAGCCATGAAGCAGAACTCGTAGGAAAGCCAATCCTGGATATTGCTCAGGCCTGTGATACCAGTAAAAGTGCGGTCGTGAGGCTGTGCAAACGCATCGGATACAATGGTTACAAAGAACTGCAGACTGACCTGAGTGCAGAGAGGGCTTTAAGACAGAGGGACAAAGTCTACGAAAGAAGTGACATTTATCCTCAGAGCAGTACAGCCAGTATCTGTACCCTTATCACCCATAACAGCATCAGGGTTCTTGAAAGCACGCTTCAAAATCTAGATTTATCCAGTATGGACAAAGCTGTGGATGCCCTATGTTCTGCTAGGAGAGTTGACCTTTATGGTGTTGGTAACAGTGGAATAGTCGCTGAGGATGCAAATATTAAGCTTAGAAGACTGGATTTTTTTACCACCTGTTGTACCGATATCCATATGGCGTTGGTCTCTTCATCGACTCTTAATGCGGATGATGTAGCGGTATTCTTTTCCCACTCTGGCACTACAAGTGATATTCTGCATATCCTTGAAGTCGTCAAAGCACAGGGAGCCCTCACGGTTGCGGTGACCTGCAGAGGAGGAAATACTCTTAGCAAGAATGCAGACATTGTTCTTGAGACAGCCAGTTCCGAGAATCTCTCACGTTCAGGTGCCATGGCGAGCAGGATTGCTATGCTTGAGATTGTGGATATGCTCTTCTCCATTATTGCAAGCCGGAACTACAAGGATGTGAAGGATATTCTGGACCATACAGCAGACCTGTTCCAGAAAGAGCATGTATAGGGCTTTTTGATTTCAAACTAGTTTTAAATTTTTTTTAAAAATTTAAAATTAGTATTTGACTTATGTGAACCATCAACCTAAACTGAACACAGGATTTTGCAATCCAATTCATTTAGGAAGGTATCTAGAAAATGAGTTTCATGTTTCACCCGTATCCGTATGCTGATCCAAATGCTGTGAACCCCATTGATGCGGATTCTGGGATCAAGGATTCCCTTGTTATCGGTTCGCTCAATTGTGGGAAGAGCCTTAAGAAATTACTTGCAGGCAAGAAGCATATCGTTGCAATAGATGGATATTCTGGCGTTCAATTTGATGTGATAAAAAGGACTTTCGAACAGTTCCTTGATGCTGTCTGGATAGATGTTTCTTGCGTGTATAGGGACGACTATCATGACCTTATCGCCCCTAGTCTGCCTATTGACAGGGAAATGGACCCAGCCCTCCTCTATGGAGTACGTTTCACTGATGGGTATGAGGCACTTCAGGACAATGTGAAGTGCGATGCCCTTAGGGATTTGTGCAGAAAAGAATCCAAGACAGTAATAGTCTATGGAAGAGGCTGCCTTTCCTCCTTATTAAGAGGTGTCTTTGATGTAAAGATTTGGGTAGACACCACTCCGCGTCAGACTGCATTGAATTTTAAGTATGGAAAAGTCCTCAACGTCAACAGTACCTCAGCTAAGCCTTTTGGCGAAACAATGAGAAGGAACTATTATGTTGACTTCGAGAATGCATTGGCCTTGCGCTGGGACCTCATACGGAGGGATGCCATTGACTTCTATATCAGTGCAGACAATCCCGACAATATGCAGATGATTCCCTATTCTGAATTGAAAAAAGTGTTTCACCTTGCAGGGCAGAAACCCCTTCACTGTCGTCCTGTCTATCTTGAGGGGGTCTGGGGTGGTTTCTATTTTAAGAACCTGAGAAACCTTCCAAAGGAAATGAAGAACTGCGCCTGGGTGTTTGATATGATTCCGATGGAGGTATCCCTTGCACTTATCATAGAGGGAAGGGAGCTTGAGGTTCCGTTTTTTACATATGTCCAACAACAGGGAGAAAATCTTCTTGGAGCTGAGGCCTTTGCACGCTTCGGAGGGTACTTCCCGGTCAGATTCAACTATGATGACACCTATCATTCCAATGGCAATATGTCCATCCAGTGTCATCCAGATGCCGAGTATGTGGTAAACAACCATGGTGAGCTTGGACGCCAAGATGAAAGCTACTACGTGTGTGTAACAGGGCAACAAGCCTGTACCTACCTTGGTTTCAGGGATGAGGATAGCTGTAGTGCGTTCTTCAAAGCTGCACGGCAGGCTGAGAAGACACACGAGCTCATCGATTACCAGAAGTATGTAAACCCTGTACAATCCGTTCCAGGCTGTCAGGTGATGATTCCCGCTGGGACTATCCATGCCTCTGGAAGAAACCAGGTCGTACTGGAGATAGGGTCGCTTACGGTTGGCTCGTATACGTATAAGCTTTATGACTATCAGCGAATCGATCCTCAGAGTGGACTACCCAGACCCATCCACCTCAATGCAGGGGAGAAGGTCATACATGGGGAAAGGACTGCAGACTGGGTCAAAAAGAACATTGTTGACCATGGTTATGTCGTGAGACAGGGCGATACCTGGATGGAAAAGGTAGTTGGCGAACACGACCTTCTCTATTTCTCCCTGAGAAATCTTATATTCGAAGACGAAATCGAGGATGATACCAAAGGCACATTCCATGTCCTTGCCCTTGTGGATGGGGATAGGGTACGTGTCCAGTCACTGGCAGACCCTTCGAAGTACTTTGTTGCCAATAACTTGGATATCCTTGTGGTCCCCGCTTCGTTCGGAAAATACAGGATCATAAATGAGGGGATTGGAGTTGTCACCGTGCACAAGACAATACTCAAAGAAAACTGAAGATGTATACGCTTGAAGGAAGAAATATCCTCTATAGGATAAACGAAAAAGGCAACGTGACCTCCTTCCTCTACAAGAAGACAGGAAATGATTACGTGAAATCGGAAGGCCGGTTATGGAAGATGATTCTTGCAGGCAAGGGCAGGGAAGTTGAGATCCCCGTATCCTCTATCGATCAGGAATTTACTGCGTCCTGCAATGATAAGAATCTGACACTTGTATACGGTTCGATTAAGGTTAGGGGAATTCCTCGTCCAATTTCCGTAATCATTCACATTCAATTGGAGAACGACAGTCTAAAAGTCTGGAGTTCGATTGAAAATAATGATGAAGAGCTTTCCGTCATGGAAATCTTTATCAGTGCTGCAAGCGG
The sequence above is a segment of the Sphaerochaeta pleomorpha str. Grapes genome. Coding sequences within it:
- a CDS encoding class I mannose-6-phosphate isomerase; this translates as MSFMFHPYPYADPNAVNPIDADSGIKDSLVIGSLNCGKSLKKLLAGKKHIVAIDGYSGVQFDVIKRTFEQFLDAVWIDVSCVYRDDYHDLIAPSLPIDREMDPALLYGVRFTDGYEALQDNVKCDALRDLCRKESKTVIVYGRGCLSSLLRGVFDVKIWVDTTPRQTALNFKYGKVLNVNSTSAKPFGETMRRNYYVDFENALALRWDLIRRDAIDFYISADNPDNMQMIPYSELKKVFHLAGQKPLHCRPVYLEGVWGGFYFKNLRNLPKEMKNCAWVFDMIPMEVSLALIIEGRELEVPFFTYVQQQGENLLGAEAFARFGGYFPVRFNYDDTYHSNGNMSIQCHPDAEYVVNNHGELGRQDESYYVCVTGQQACTYLGFRDEDSCSAFFKAARQAEKTHELIDYQKYVNPVQSVPGCQVMIPAGTIHASGRNQVVLEIGSLTVGSYTYKLYDYQRIDPQSGLPRPIHLNAGEKVIHGERTADWVKKNIVDHGYVVRQGDTWMEKVVGEHDLLYFSLRNLIFEDEIEDDTKGTFHVLALVDGDRVRVQSLADPSKYFVANNLDILVVPASFGKYRIINEGIGVVTVHKTILKEN